A single genomic interval of Daucus carota subsp. sativus chromosome 1, DH1 v3.0, whole genome shotgun sequence harbors:
- the LOC108196644 gene encoding AT-rich interactive domain-containing protein 2 translates to MAGWSKPKDILALTSYETNCEGHKMPGDNLGFTVKDRIFHDCKDDLESLFDQVIPIFLREISVDNCARPLPAMLSNGQPVNLFQLFCVVKRNGGFCNVSENGMWGLVAEGCGFSPVLMSSIELVYIKYLNELDGWLRKIKMDARMDNGETQIIKKLGLLIEESKELKGLVCSDEDKGRNTGKVELDFDSTGKPTDIYGGKHGPQQSDDSMNLNKVNHAVESSYDNEKDIIIQHDKSITFSAKSFVENIINSQKKKLCSEAKVEKVQVKVEASRSFVDNRTIGVRDDYDILLSARSVVNKVISSMKSELGPSRPSQEVANVRKTNDYDRYFSPKRIVDKDVDSRNKVNSLLPWKGINVVHGNVGNTKADCGKVRIPDNARVGNPVVFRKRKREHISLPGMLKWMAHVAKHSNDPAIGEVPGPSTWKSHGTQEYWRQALLAREALFVKRPIYADLVESSFQKKQKMHPSMYEDTDVIHKSAERVQRSKSFLLSKSQFSPHWNRDDATPRNLASPGQVETDNARKVPSSPMSEGILSRFALAVSGEEAPVSDVSVGLSFQAEIPEWTGVASEYDSKWLGTKMWVPDKDENNKTPTEKHRIGKGRQSTCDCLAPGSSTCIGFHIAEKKLELKVALGPLFYRWKFNRMGEEVSLGWTREEQKRFKAMVLQNSTGHNHFWNNAFKLFPSKTREDLVSYYFNVFVLRCRSYQNRVTPDSIDSDDDETDLGPIGRSSYFAGNLAPVTYFT, encoded by the exons ATGGCTGGATGGTCGAAGCCAAAAGACATTTTGGCACTAACAAGTTATGAAACTAACTGTGAGGGCCATAAGATGCCGGGTGACAATCTTGGTTTTACTGTGAAAGATAGGATTTTCCATGACTGCAAGGATGATTTGGAAAGTTTGTTTGATCAAGTAATTCCAATTTTTCTGAGGGAGATATCTGTAGATAATTGTGCTAGACCTCTTCCGGCAATGTTGAGCAATGGCCAGCCAGTGAATTTGTTTCAGCTGTTCTGTGTAGTGAAAAGAAACGGAGGTTTCTGTAATGTGTCTGAGAATGGTATGTGGGGTTTGGTTGCAGAAGGATGCGGTTTCAGTCCTGTGTTAATGTCGTCAATTGAATTAGTGTATATTAAGTATCTCAATGAGTTAGATGGATGGTTACGAAAGATAAAAATGGATGCGAGGATGGATAATGGCGAGACccaaattatcaaaaaattaggtCTGTTAATTGAGGAGTCAAAGGAGCTTAAGGGTCTGGTATGCAGTGATGAGGACAAGGGGAGGAACACTGGTAAGGTTGAACTTGATTTTGACAGCACTGGAAAACCTACCGATATTTATGGTGGTAAGCATGGACCGCAACAGTCAGATGACAGCATGAATTTAAATAAAGTAAATCATGCTGTAGAAAGTAGCTACGACAATGAGAAAGACATAATCATACAACATGACAAAAGTATTACTTTTTCAGCCAAATCCTTTGTTGAGAACATAATCAACTctcaaaagaaaaaattgtGTTCTGAGGCTAAAGTAGAGAAAGTGCAAGTGAAAGTAGAAGCAAGTAGAAGTTTTGTTGACAACAGAACTATTGGTGTTCGGGATGATTATGATATCCTTTTATCTGCTAGAAGTGTTGTTAATAAAGTAATTAGTTCTATGAAAAGTGAATTAGGTCCGTCAAGACCATCACAAGAGGTAGCCAATGTCAGAAAGACTAATGACTATGATCGATATTTTTCACCCAAAAGAATAGTTGATAAAGATGTTGATTCCCGGAACAAGGTAAATAGTCTGTTGCCTTGGAAAGGCATAAATGTAGTGCATGGAAATGTGGGTAATACTAAAGCTGACTGTGGAAAAGTGCGCATTCCAGATAATGCCAGGGTTGGGAACCCTGTTGTGTTTCGGAAGAGGAAACGGGAACATATATCTTTACCGGGAATGCTGAAGTGGATGGCTCATGTTGCAAAGCACTCCAATGATCCAGCAATTGGAGAAGTACCTGGGCCTTCCACTTGGAAAAGTCATGGAACTCAAGAATACTGGCGGCAGGCTTTGTTGGCACGTGAGGCACTCTTTGTAAAAAGACCAATATATGCAGACCTTGTAGAATCTTCATTTCAG AAGAAGCAGAAGATGCATCCTTCAATGTATGAGGACACAGATGTCATCCACAAATCCGCAGAGAGAGTGCAACGTAGCAAAAGCTTCTTATTGTCAAAATCTCAGTTTTCCCCACATTGGAACCGTGACGATGCTACTCCAAGAAACCTTGCAAGTCCTGGCCAAGTAGAAACAGATAATGCGCGGAAAGTGCCATCATCTCCTATGAGTGAGGGAATACTAAGTAGGTTTGCCTTGGCTGTTTCAGGAGAGGAGGCCCCTGTGAGCGATGTTTCTGTTGGTCTTTCTTTTCAAGCAGAAATTCCAGAATGGACAGGCGTGGCTTCAGAATATGATTCGAAGTGGTTAGGCACAAAAATGTGGGTTCCGGATAAagatgaaaataacaaaactccAACAGAAAAGCATCGTATTGGGAAGGGAAGGCAAAGCACATGTGATTGTCTGGCTCCAGGTTCTTCAACATGCATAGGGTTTCACATTGCTGAGAAGAAATTAGAACTAAAGGTTGCTTTGGGTCCGCTATTCTATCGTTGGAAGTTCAATCGGATGGGCGAGGAAGTTTCGCTGGGCTGGACAAGAGAAGAACAAAAGAGATTCAAGGCTATGGTGCTACAAAATTCTACTGGCCACAACCATTTCTGGAACAATGCTTTCAAGCTCTTTCCTTCCAAAACAAGAGAGGATTTGGTGAGCTACTACTTTAATGTCTTTGTTCTCCGGTGTAGAAGCTATCAGAACCGCGTCACACCAGATAGCATAGACAGTGACGATGACGAAACAGATCTTGGACCTATTGGCAGAAGTTCTTATTTTGCAGGAAACCTTGCTCCAGTAACTTATTTTACCTGA
- the LOC108200371 gene encoding brassinosteroid-responsive RING protein 1-like yields the protein MEFPVSYKIFSFPKFIHNTLHFLRSIKDFVFTILFFHPCAQDIYLSTRFKTRHEVPTLLDVLTRELLPVVKYSELVDPPQTCAVCLNEFSGCEEIRRLPNCQHVYHRNCVDRWMDHEQKTCPLCRTPFISDDMQAAFNERLWTASGISDFY from the coding sequence ATGGAATTTCCAGTAAGCTACAAAATTTTTTCCTTCCCCAAATTCATACACAACACATTACACTTTCTCCGTTCAATAAAAGACTTCGTATTCACAATACTCTTTTTCCATCCGTGTgcccaagatatatatttgtcgaCACGATTCAAAACCCGACACGAGGTGCCAACTTTGTTGGATGTTCTAACACGGGAGCTTTTACCTGTGGTAAAATACTCGGAGCTTGTCGACCCTCCACAAACCTGTGCGGTGTGTTTAAATGAGTTCTCTGGCTGCGAAGAAATACGAAGACTGCCGAATTGCCAACACGTGTATCATCGGAATTGTGTGGACCGGTGGATGGATCATGAGCAGAAGACGTGTCCGTTATGCCGGACGCCGTTCATTTCCGATGACATGCAGGCGGCTTTTAATGAGAGGCTTTGGACTGCTTCTGGAATCTCCGATTTCTACTAG
- the LOC108198645 gene encoding zinc finger protein CONSTANS — MSSDLFVYDPSYFSSDSFSPYNEAVSINEILQTLPDDENEINELAATLFSSSSASPPDHQMENLTISQETHVGNTNGLTDYEVLDVKSEDFQNPFGFSYGYGGSFGTSGGECENAVKMMQRSFSSKPRFLYQPFMGSSSFDYGQEFSSPGNSSMKIRKVCSTGDLQSIKTREKLSCSPLGTEKSFIEEANTKVVKYSAEERKEKIDRYRAKRAQRNFNKTIKYQCRKTLADNRPRIRGRFARNDEAQGNPKTVNFNRYEDADDYSWAEELRRGDESNEAVFDSSASSSSQFQCFSYH; from the exons ATGTCTTCTGATCTCTTTGTGTACGATCCCTCTTACTTTTCTTCCGACTCATTTTCTCCTTACAATGAGGCTGTTTCCATCAATGAAATTCTCCAAACGTTACCAGATGATGAGAATGAAATCAATGAGCTTGCAGCTAcacttttttcttcttcttcagcatCACCACCTGATCATCAGATGGAGAATCTGACTATTTCTCAAGAAACCCATGTGGGAAACACTAATGGGCTCACAGATTATGAAGTTTTGGATGTGAAAAGTGAGGATTTTCAGAACCCTTTTGGCTTTTCTTATGGTTATGGTGGTTCTTTTGGTACTAGTGGTGGTGAGTGTGAGAATGCAGTGAAGATGATGCAGAGGAGTTTTAGTAGTAAGCCTCGGTTCTTGTACCAACCTTTCATGGGATCCTCCAGTTTTGATTATGGCCAAGAATTTAGCTCTCCTGGAAACAGCTCAATGAAAATCAGAAAGGTCTGCAGCACTGGTGATTTACAG AGTATCAAAACAAGGGAGAAGTTGTCATGTAGCCCACTGGGAACAGAGAAGTCTTTCATAGAAGAAGCCAATACAAAAGTGGTGAAGTACAGTGCAGAAGAGAGGAAAGAGAAGATTGATAGGTACAGAGCAAAGAGAGCCCAAAGAAATTTCAACAAGACTATTAAG TATCAATGCCGGAAGACATTAGCAGACAATAGGCCGAGGATACGTGGCAGGTTTGCGCGCAATGATGAAGCTCAAGGGAATCCAAAAACTGTGAATTTTAATCGCTACGAAGATGCAGATGATTATTCATGG GCAGAAGAGCTTAGGAGAGGAGATGAAAGCAATGAAGCAGTTTTCGACAGCAGTGCTTCCTCTTCTTCACAGTTTCAGTGCTTCAGCTATCACTGA